One segment of Pontibacter akesuensis DNA contains the following:
- a CDS encoding penicillin-binding protein 1A, producing MPKEQEKIQKPKTSAAKKVVRFFWKVFFLGAAVVLGYLLSVEYNLFYLFGSSPSLDKLENPRSDLASELYTADGQLIGKYFKENRSPVSYNDVSPQLIQALVATEDIRFYEHSGIDPQAIVSAVYGTLQGDARGGSTITQQLAKNLYKTRTDNSKGALGYIPGLNIVISKTKEWLTAIKLEQRYTKEEILAMYLNTVDFGSNSFGIKVASSTFFNTSPDSLKVEQAAVLVGLLKAPTYYSPRFNPENATRRRNTVLAQMAKYGYLPATAVDSLSQLPLVLDYSVENHYDGPATYFRGAVADYLQEWCKENGYDLYRDGLKIYTTIDSRIQAHAEAAMEEHMRKLQNRFDNHWKGRNPWVDEKDKEIPGFIEQTIQRTAYYKRLKEKYGNDQAAINRELNRPREMKVFTWDNDSLEKTVTMSPLDSLAYYKHFLHGGMMTMDPFTGHIKAWVGGINFKYFKYDHVKQARRQPGSTFKPFVYVSAIDNGYSPCDKIVDKRITINYVENGEKKSWSPTNADWEYTGAPMTLRRAMGKSVNSVTAQLTERVGWETVVKYAKRLGITSPLQAVPSIGLGPSDVSIFEMVGAYSTFPNHGFHTDPMFITRIEDRNGNLIHQFTPKQKKVLSEETAFLMMHMLKGGMEEPGGTSQALWEYDLWEGNEIGGKTGTTSNHSDGWFMGVTKDLVTGVWVGGEDRSIHFRTSQLGEGSKTALPVYGLFMERIYQDKDLGYTMGRFPGPGVKINKKYNCTTILPRQTVPDSAAVDSVLELLNMGNII from the coding sequence ATGCCGAAAGAGCAAGAGAAAATACAGAAGCCTAAAACATCAGCCGCCAAAAAAGTTGTGCGCTTTTTCTGGAAGGTTTTTTTCCTGGGAGCAGCCGTGGTCCTGGGCTATCTGCTGAGCGTGGAGTACAACCTTTTCTACCTGTTTGGCTCCTCGCCCAGCCTCGATAAGCTCGAAAACCCACGTTCTGACCTGGCCTCCGAGTTATACACCGCCGATGGGCAACTGATTGGTAAATACTTCAAGGAGAACCGCAGCCCCGTCAGCTACAATGACGTGTCGCCGCAGCTGATCCAGGCGCTCGTTGCGACGGAGGATATCCGGTTTTACGAGCACTCAGGCATTGACCCGCAGGCTATTGTGTCGGCGGTATACGGTACGTTGCAGGGTGATGCCCGTGGTGGCAGTACCATTACGCAGCAGCTGGCCAAAAACCTTTACAAAACACGCACCGACAACTCCAAAGGCGCATTGGGCTACATCCCCGGCCTGAACATCGTTATCTCCAAAACCAAGGAATGGCTTACGGCCATCAAACTGGAGCAGCGCTACACCAAGGAAGAGATACTGGCGATGTACCTGAACACGGTGGATTTCGGCTCTAATTCCTTCGGTATAAAAGTAGCGTCCAGCACCTTCTTCAATACTTCGCCAGATAGCCTGAAGGTGGAGCAGGCGGCCGTGCTGGTCGGCTTGCTGAAGGCCCCGACTTATTACAGCCCGCGTTTTAACCCGGAGAATGCCACCCGCCGCCGCAACACGGTGCTGGCCCAGATGGCCAAGTATGGCTACCTGCCCGCAACAGCCGTAGACTCGCTAAGCCAGTTGCCGTTGGTGCTCGACTACAGCGTAGAGAACCATTACGACGGCCCCGCTACTTATTTCAGGGGCGCAGTGGCTGATTACCTGCAGGAGTGGTGCAAAGAGAATGGCTACGACCTGTACCGCGACGGCCTGAAGATTTACACCACCATCGACTCTAGAATACAGGCGCATGCCGAGGCAGCCATGGAAGAGCACATGCGCAAGCTGCAAAACCGCTTCGACAATCACTGGAAGGGACGCAACCCATGGGTGGATGAGAAGGATAAGGAGATTCCCGGGTTTATTGAGCAGACCATCCAACGCACCGCCTATTACAAACGCCTGAAAGAGAAGTATGGCAACGATCAGGCAGCCATAAACCGCGAACTGAACCGACCGCGCGAGATGAAGGTGTTTACCTGGGACAACGACTCGCTGGAGAAAACTGTGACCATGAGCCCGCTGGACTCGCTGGCCTATTACAAGCACTTCCTGCACGGCGGTATGATGACGATGGATCCGTTCACAGGCCATATTAAGGCGTGGGTTGGTGGCATCAACTTCAAGTACTTTAAGTATGACCACGTGAAACAGGCGCGTCGCCAGCCGGGGTCTACCTTCAAACCGTTTGTGTATGTCTCCGCCATTGATAACGGCTACTCGCCCTGCGACAAGATCGTGGACAAGCGCATTACGATCAATTACGTGGAGAACGGCGAGAAAAAAAGCTGGTCGCCCACCAACGCCGATTGGGAGTATACGGGTGCGCCGATGACGCTGCGCCGTGCCATGGGTAAGTCGGTAAACTCGGTGACGGCACAACTGACGGAGCGGGTAGGCTGGGAGACCGTGGTGAAGTATGCAAAGCGCCTGGGCATTACGAGTCCGCTGCAGGCGGTTCCCTCTATTGGTCTTGGCCCAAGTGATGTTTCCATTTTCGAGATGGTAGGAGCTTACAGTACTTTCCCGAACCACGGCTTCCACACCGATCCCATGTTCATCACCCGCATCGAAGACCGCAACGGCAACCTGATTCACCAGTTCACACCGAAGCAGAAGAAGGTGCTGAGTGAAGAAACAGCATTCCTGATGATGCACATGCTGAAAGGCGGTATGGAAGAACCGGGCGGCACCTCGCAGGCTTTGTGGGAGTACGATCTCTGGGAAGGAAACGAAATCGGCGGAAAGACGGGTACTACCTCAAACCACTCGGATGGCTGGTTTATGGGTGTGACCAAGGACCTGGTAACCGGCGTTTGGGTAGGCGGCGAAGACCGCAGCATTCACTTCCGTACGTCGCAGCTGGGTGAAGGCTCTAAAACTGCGCTGCCGGTGTATGGCCTGTTCATGGAGCGCATTTACCAGGACAAGGACCTGGGTTATACCATGGGGCGTTTCCCGGGACCGGGCGTCAAGATCAATAAGAAGTATAACTGCACTACCATTCTGCCCCGCCAAACCGTACCTGACTCCGCCGCTGTGGATTCGGTGCTGGAATTGCTGAACATGGGCAACATCATTTAG
- a CDS encoding TIGR01777 family oxidoreductase, with amino-acid sequence MPGKILITGGSGLIGMRLSEMLIDLGYEVAHLSRSPNKVSSYKTFKWDVKEGYIDDNAITYADYIINLAGASVAAEKWTDERKKEILKSRTESINLLHKCLGTSEHHVKGFISSSAIGIYGNSGDKLVSEESTYADDFLAEVCKAWEGAAWQMRDLNIRTVILRLGIVLSTKGGALPQMAKPMKMMAGAPLGSGKQYMSWVHIDDACRLFIRAIEDKQFVGVYNAVAPNPVTNKMFTQELAESMKKPLVLPKVPAFAINLMMGEMSEVILTGQRVSANKVLQTGFTFEYSNLEDALESFYETEKD; translated from the coding sequence ATGCCAGGCAAAATTTTAATTACGGGAGGTTCAGGTTTGATAGGCATGCGTTTGTCTGAAATGCTGATAGACCTTGGTTACGAAGTGGCGCACCTTAGCCGGAGCCCCAACAAGGTATCCTCTTACAAAACATTCAAGTGGGACGTAAAGGAGGGTTATATTGACGACAACGCCATCACGTATGCGGATTATATTATAAATCTGGCGGGGGCAAGCGTGGCCGCCGAAAAGTGGACGGACGAGCGCAAGAAAGAAATCCTTAAAAGCCGCACCGAAAGCATAAACCTGCTGCATAAATGCCTTGGTACCTCCGAGCATCACGTGAAAGGCTTTATCTCCTCCTCTGCCATCGGCATCTACGGCAACTCCGGCGATAAACTGGTGTCAGAGGAGAGCACCTACGCCGATGACTTCCTGGCTGAAGTATGCAAGGCCTGGGAAGGCGCTGCCTGGCAAATGCGCGACCTCAACATCCGCACGGTTATACTTCGGCTGGGCATCGTGCTTAGCACAAAGGGAGGCGCGTTGCCGCAAATGGCCAAACCAATGAAGATGATGGCGGGCGCGCCACTTGGCTCTGGCAAGCAATACATGTCGTGGGTGCACATAGACGATGCCTGCCGCCTGTTTATCCGCGCCATAGAAGACAAGCAGTTTGTAGGGGTTTACAATGCCGTGGCGCCAAACCCGGTTACAAACAAGATGTTTACCCAGGAATTGGCGGAATCTATGAAAAAGCCGCTGGTACTGCCCAAAGTGCCTGCCTTTGCCATTAACCTGATGATGGGTGAGATGAGTGAGGTAATCCTGACTGGCCAGCGGGTAAGCGCTAACAAGGTACTGCAGACGGGTTTTACCTTTGAGTACTCTAACCTGGAGGATGCACTGGAATCTTTTTACGAAACAGAGAAAGACTAA
- the folE gene encoding GTP cyclohydrolase I FolE, translating into MKQKETLWNIMDNHDLDKEEAMDDHVMSSLDTPLRPDAFDLSDDEKIAIIEQHFHGIMHALGLDLTDDSLKGTPARVAKMYVKEIFHGLHPDNKPYARRFENKYKYNKMLVERNITVYSSCEHHFVPIIGKAHVAYIPNEHVIGLSKLNRIVHYFARRPQVQERLTMQIANELKQALKTDNVAVLIEADHLCVMSRGVNDVSSSTITAEYSGLFEQDQYRNEFLGHIRTK; encoded by the coding sequence ATGAAACAGAAAGAAACTTTGTGGAATATAATGGATAACCACGACCTGGACAAAGAAGAAGCCATGGACGACCACGTGATGAGCTCACTGGACACGCCCCTGCGCCCCGATGCCTTTGATTTATCTGACGACGAGAAGATTGCCATCATCGAGCAGCACTTCCACGGCATTATGCATGCCCTGGGCCTCGACCTGACCGACGACAGCCTGAAAGGCACGCCGGCGCGCGTTGCCAAAATGTACGTGAAAGAGATTTTCCACGGCCTGCACCCCGACAACAAGCCCTACGCGCGCCGCTTCGAGAACAAATACAAGTATAACAAGATGCTGGTGGAGCGCAATATTACCGTGTACTCTTCCTGCGAGCACCACTTTGTGCCGATTATTGGCAAGGCGCATGTGGCCTATATTCCGAACGAGCACGTAATTGGCTTATCAAAGCTGAACCGCATTGTGCATTACTTTGCCCGCCGCCCGCAGGTGCAGGAGCGCCTGACCATGCAGATAGCCAACGAGCTGAAGCAGGCCCTGAAGACCGACAACGTGGCGGTGCTGATCGAGGCAGACCACCTGTGCGTGATGAGCCGCGGCGTAAACGATGTGAGCAGCAGCACCATTACGGCGGAATATTCCGGCCTCTTTGAGCAGGACCAGTACCGCAACGAGTTTTTGGGCCACATCCGCACAAAATAA
- a CDS encoding 6-pyruvoyl trahydropterin synthase family protein — protein sequence MRITICRKEHFNAAHRLHNPVWTEEQNKAVFGLCNNPNYHGHNYELIVKLTGTVDPDTGYVYDMKKLSDLVKQEVTNKFDHRNLNLDTEEFSNLNPTAENIAMVVWEKLRAKISTDYELAVTLYETERNFVEYNG from the coding sequence ATGAGAATAACCATTTGCCGGAAGGAGCATTTCAACGCCGCCCACAGGTTACACAACCCCGTCTGGACAGAGGAGCAGAACAAAGCCGTTTTCGGCCTGTGCAACAACCCGAACTACCACGGCCACAACTATGAGCTGATCGTGAAGCTGACGGGCACCGTGGACCCCGACACCGGCTATGTGTACGACATGAAAAAGTTGAGTGACCTGGTAAAGCAGGAGGTGACGAATAAGTTTGACCACAGGAACCTGAACCTCGACACTGAGGAATTCAGCAACCTGAACCCCACCGCCGAAAACATCGCCATGGTTGTCTGGGAGAAACTTCGCGCAAAGATCAGCACCGACTACGAATTAGCAGTAACACTGTATGAAACAGAAAGAAACTTTGTGGAATATAATGGATAA
- a CDS encoding DNA repair ATPase codes for MKGFILAVCLLIAGVTQAQSVQVVENEKEVNGVLRRGQQLSVQLDPKTVEKTWKDYLGKKAGRVKTSKGVMTVEGAVIDTISRQPLRLTSVTGSDAQGSYVWWNLDMGTDYITKESTPQEYAAAEKFMRGFARQLYRNDVFRQINEAEEVLKATKNEQDRVVKEANSIQLSIEKNKERRKELEAELVRNAEDLKKLEESVQHNIKQQEASRQRVQDMQKAVEAVRAKLLEIK; via the coding sequence ATGAAAGGATTTATACTTGCAGTATGCTTACTGATAGCAGGTGTTACGCAGGCACAATCGGTGCAGGTGGTGGAGAACGAAAAAGAGGTGAACGGCGTGTTACGGCGCGGGCAGCAGCTGTCGGTGCAGCTCGACCCGAAGACGGTGGAGAAAACCTGGAAAGACTACCTGGGCAAAAAAGCAGGCCGTGTAAAGACCAGCAAAGGCGTGATGACCGTGGAGGGCGCTGTGATCGATACCATTTCCAGGCAGCCGCTACGCCTTACGTCCGTAACAGGCAGTGATGCACAGGGCAGCTACGTGTGGTGGAACCTGGACATGGGAACGGATTATATCACCAAGGAGAGCACACCACAGGAGTATGCCGCAGCCGAAAAGTTTATGCGCGGCTTTGCCCGGCAACTGTACCGCAACGATGTGTTCCGTCAGATAAACGAAGCCGAGGAGGTGCTGAAGGCCACTAAAAACGAGCAGGACCGGGTGGTGAAGGAGGCAAACAGCATCCAGCTAAGTATAGAGAAGAACAAGGAGCGCCGCAAAGAGCTGGAGGCCGAACTGGTGCGCAACGCCGAAGACCTGAAGAAGCTGGAGGAGAGCGTGCAGCACAACATCAAGCAGCAGGAAGCCAGCCGCCAGCGCGTGCAGGACATGCAGAAAGCCGTGGAAGCCGTACGGGCGAAGCTGCTGGAAATAAAGTAA
- a CDS encoding inorganic diphosphatase — protein sequence MKRYTSLLLPLLALLLSCQTDYTALPTYNGNKQLQAVIETPAGNTHKLVYDKEEKAFVPDKEAGLARQVGFLPYPANLGFIPSTEIEKGGKGLEVLVLAERMEPGATEEIIPIGLMQLENAGELRHVVVAVPARPSERQLDATSYAAFSKDFAPAKAILQIWFDNFHRASGTRFVGWRDEKFAEKEIQRWMKL from the coding sequence ATGAAACGCTATACTTCCCTTTTGCTGCCCCTGCTGGCCCTGCTCCTCTCCTGCCAGACAGACTATACTGCGCTGCCCACCTACAATGGCAACAAGCAACTCCAGGCCGTGATTGAAACACCCGCAGGCAACACACACAAGCTGGTGTATGACAAGGAGGAGAAGGCGTTTGTTCCTGATAAGGAAGCAGGGCTGGCGCGCCAGGTGGGGTTCCTGCCTTACCCGGCAAACCTGGGGTTTATTCCCTCCACAGAGATAGAAAAGGGCGGCAAAGGGCTGGAAGTGCTGGTGCTGGCAGAACGCATGGAACCTGGCGCCACAGAAGAGATAATTCCGATTGGCCTGATGCAGTTGGAGAATGCGGGCGAGTTGCGCCACGTGGTGGTGGCGGTACCGGCGCGCCCAAGCGAGCGCCAGTTGGATGCCACCTCATACGCCGCCTTCAGCAAAGACTTTGCGCCGGCCAAAGCCATACTACAGATCTGGTTCGATAATTTCCATAGAGCTTCCGGCACTCGTTTTGTAGGCTGGCGTGACGAGAAGTTTGCAGAGAAGGAGATCCAGCGCTGGATGAAGCTGTAG
- the rplS gene encoding 50S ribosomal protein L19: MSELIKFIEQDSADRRTSFPVFQAGDTVNIHVKIREGNKERVQQFQGVVIQRKNVNTNGETFTVRKVSNQIGLERIFPLLSPSIEKIELVRKGKVRRARLYYLRGLQGKAARIKERR, encoded by the coding sequence ATGAGCGAATTAATTAAATTTATCGAGCAGGATTCTGCTGACAGACGCACCTCTTTTCCAGTGTTTCAGGCTGGCGATACAGTAAACATACACGTGAAAATCCGTGAGGGTAACAAGGAGCGTGTGCAGCAGTTCCAGGGCGTTGTGATCCAGCGTAAGAACGTGAACACAAACGGTGAAACTTTCACTGTAAGAAAAGTATCTAACCAAATCGGATTAGAGCGTATCTTCCCACTTTTGTCTCCATCTATCGAGAAGATCGAACTGGTGCGCAAGGGTAAAGTGAGAAGAGCAAGACTCTACTACCTGAGAGGTCTGCAGGGCAAAGCCGCTCGTATCAAAGAAAGAAGATAA
- the trmD gene encoding tRNA (guanosine(37)-N1)-methyltransferase TrmD translates to MRFDIISCQPDLLESPFSHSIVKRAQQKGLVEIHLHDLRKYAINKYGQIDDYAFGGGAGMVMMVEPIDKCISALQAERTYDAIIYMTPDGKTLNQTIANQFSLLQNVIILCGHYKGVDERVRQRFVTHEVSIGDYVLSGGELGAAVLADAIIRIIPGVLNDESSALTDSFQDGLLAPPVYTRPAEYKGMKVPDILMSGDSPKIEAWRFEQAVERTRQRRPDLLGE, encoded by the coding sequence ATGCGCTTCGATATTATCAGTTGCCAGCCCGACCTGCTGGAGAGCCCCTTTAGCCATTCTATCGTAAAACGCGCGCAGCAAAAAGGTTTGGTGGAGATTCACCTGCACGACCTGCGCAAGTATGCCATCAATAAGTATGGACAGATAGACGATTACGCTTTTGGTGGCGGTGCCGGCATGGTAATGATGGTGGAACCGATTGACAAGTGCATTTCTGCCTTGCAGGCCGAGCGAACGTATGATGCCATCATCTACATGACGCCGGACGGTAAAACCCTGAACCAGACGATCGCGAACCAATTCTCGCTGTTGCAGAACGTGATTATACTTTGCGGCCACTACAAAGGCGTTGATGAACGCGTACGGCAGCGGTTTGTGACACACGAGGTAAGCATCGGCGACTATGTGCTTTCGGGCGGTGAGCTTGGTGCCGCGGTATTGGCTGATGCCATTATCCGGATCATACCGGGTGTGCTGAACGACGAGTCTTCGGCCCTGACGGATTCTTTTCAGGATGGATTGCTGGCCCCGCCAGTGTACACCCGCCCTGCCGAATACAAAGGAATGAAAGTGCCGGACATTCTGATGTCAGGTGATAGCCCGAAGATAGAGGCATGGCGGTTTGAGCAGGCAGTGGAACGCACACGGCAACGCAGACCCGACCTTTTGGGCGAGTAA
- the rimM gene encoding ribosome maturation factor RimM (Essential for efficient processing of 16S rRNA) gives MHVDDCFLLGYIVKTHGTKGQVAAFFDVDFPEDYEDLESVFLEQKGRLIPFFIESIEPQNKGRFIIKFEDVKSIEQAETLRGTSIYLPLNELPELEEGQFYFHEVVGYQVVDAQHGPLGIVKEFYDLPQQQLMVMVYLDQEMLVPVIDEVFVRADHEAKVLHVNMPEGLLEVYTEPSNPNEADDLDESGEEEK, from the coding sequence ATGCATGTTGATGACTGCTTTCTATTAGGCTATATCGTCAAGACCCATGGTACCAAGGGGCAGGTAGCTGCGTTTTTCGACGTAGACTTTCCTGAAGATTATGAAGATTTGGAATCAGTTTTCCTGGAGCAAAAGGGAAGACTGATTCCTTTTTTTATAGAATCTATTGAGCCGCAGAACAAAGGCCGCTTCATCATTAAGTTTGAGGATGTAAAATCCATTGAACAGGCGGAGACACTGCGCGGCACTTCTATTTACCTGCCACTCAACGAGCTCCCGGAGCTGGAAGAGGGCCAGTTTTACTTTCATGAGGTAGTGGGCTACCAGGTGGTGGATGCTCAGCACGGCCCGTTGGGCATTGTGAAAGAGTTCTACGATCTACCGCAGCAACAGCTGATGGTGATGGTGTACTTGGACCAGGAAATGCTGGTGCCGGTGATAGACGAGGTGTTTGTGCGTGCCGACCATGAGGCAAAAGTACTCCACGTGAACATGCCGGAAGGCCTGCTCGAGGTGTACACAGAGCCATCAAACCCGAACGAAGCCGACGATCTGGACGAGTCCGGGGAGGAGGAAAAGTAA
- a CDS encoding 30S ribosomal protein S16 has product MAVKIRLARRGRKKAAIYDIVVADARAPRDGKFIEKLGTYNPNTNPASIDFNEDKAFEWVMNGAQPTDTVKAMLSYRGILFRKHLQIGVNKGAVTQEVADQRFNEWKETKEAKVEAKRQQVGTDKDAKRKAALEAETKVKEARAEAIRQREADKAAAEAAANAPAPAEEAPEAAAEGDASTEEQA; this is encoded by the coding sequence ATGGCAGTAAAAATCAGATTGGCCCGCAGAGGCCGCAAGAAAGCCGCTATCTACGATATCGTAGTAGCCGATGCTAGAGCACCACGAGATGGTAAGTTCATCGAGAAACTGGGCACCTACAACCCAAACACAAACCCTGCGTCTATCGACTTCAACGAAGACAAGGCATTTGAGTGGGTAATGAACGGCGCGCAGCCAACCGATACCGTTAAGGCAATGCTTTCTTACCGTGGCATCCTGTTCAGAAAGCACCTGCAAATTGGTGTGAACAAAGGCGCCGTTACTCAGGAAGTTGCTGATCAGCGCTTCAACGAGTGGAAAGAGACCAAAGAAGCTAAAGTTGAAGCCAAGCGCCAGCAAGTTGGCACTGACAAAGATGCCAAGCGTAAAGCGGCTCTTGAGGCTGAGACAAAAGTGAAAGAAGCGCGTGCTGAGGCTATCCGCCAGCGTGAGGCTGACAAGGCCGCCGCTGAGGCTGCTGCGAACGCTCCTGCTCCTGCAGAAGAGGCTCCTGAGGCCGCTGCTGAAGGTGACGCGTCTACAGAAGAGCAAGCTTAA
- a CDS encoding acyl-CoA desaturase codes for MAILIFFLAHWYLSLFVQTFYLHRYSAHKMFTMNAFWEKAFYLLTYMAQGSSFLSPRAYAILHRMHHAFSDTEKDPHSPHFSNNAFTMMWKTKEIYNDVHKNRVEPERRFDGDYPVWPALERIGDSYYSRVGWGVAYVLFYIAFATQWWMFLLLPFHFLMGPVHGAIVNWSGHKYGYQNFDNNDRSKNSLFFDFLTGGELFQNNHHKLPNRVNFGVKWWEVDPTYPVIWTLDKLSIIKLKPVKEKVKNRTKAAA; via the coding sequence ATGGCCATTCTCATTTTTTTCCTGGCGCACTGGTACCTGTCTCTCTTCGTTCAGACATTTTACCTGCACCGTTATTCTGCCCACAAAATGTTCACCATGAATGCTTTCTGGGAAAAAGCATTCTACCTGCTGACGTACATGGCACAGGGCTCTTCCTTCCTGTCGCCGCGCGCCTACGCTATTTTGCACCGCATGCACCACGCTTTCTCCGATACTGAGAAAGATCCGCACTCGCCGCACTTCTCCAACAACGCTTTCACGATGATGTGGAAGACAAAGGAGATTTACAACGATGTGCACAAGAATCGTGTGGAGCCCGAGCGTCGTTTTGATGGCGACTACCCGGTATGGCCTGCACTGGAGAGAATCGGTGATTCCTATTACTCCCGCGTTGGCTGGGGCGTGGCTTACGTGCTGTTCTACATCGCCTTCGCCACGCAATGGTGGATGTTCCTGCTGCTTCCTTTCCACTTTTTGATGGGACCGGTGCACGGCGCGATCGTGAACTGGAGCGGGCACAAGTACGGCTACCAGAACTTCGACAACAACGACAGGTCTAAGAACTCGCTTTTCTTTGACTTCCTGACAGGCGGTGAGTTGTTCCAGAACAACCACCACAAGCTGCCCAACCGCGTGAACTTTGGGGTGAAGTGGTGGGAAGTGGACCCGACATACCCGGTTATCTGGACCCTGGACAAGCTAAGCATCATTAAGCTGAAGCCGGTAAAGGAAAAGGTAAAAAACAGAACAAAGGCTGCGGCCTAA
- a CDS encoding cation transporter: MANFEENISRATIQENKATANNTGKLLKTAFILSMITIVYNLAEGVVSVYFGLEDDTLSLLGFGLDSFVEVISGIGIAHMVWRMQHEDLTERSKFEKRALQVTGTSFYLLTAGLVVGAILNLMEGSAPETTVTGIIVSAVSICTMFFLMRYKLSVGHKLNSAPIIADANCTKACFYLSILLLVASGLYELFHIGYIDILGSLGIAYFAFKEGKESWEKAGAASLSDSCGDGYC, from the coding sequence ATGGCTAATTTCGAAGAAAACATCTCACGCGCAACCATTCAGGAAAACAAAGCAACAGCAAACAACACAGGCAAGCTGCTAAAAACTGCCTTTATACTTAGCATGATCACCATCGTGTACAACCTGGCCGAAGGTGTTGTTTCCGTGTACTTTGGACTGGAAGACGACACGCTCTCGCTGCTGGGGTTTGGGCTGGACAGCTTTGTAGAGGTCATTTCAGGTATAGGCATCGCGCACATGGTGTGGCGCATGCAGCACGAAGACTTAACCGAACGAAGCAAGTTTGAGAAGCGGGCGCTTCAGGTAACGGGCACCAGTTTTTACCTCCTTACAGCCGGTTTAGTGGTAGGCGCTATACTTAACCTGATGGAGGGTTCGGCCCCAGAAACCACAGTTACAGGCATTATTGTTTCTGCCGTCTCCATCTGCACCATGTTCTTCCTGATGCGCTACAAACTCAGCGTCGGCCATAAACTCAACTCGGCTCCTATCATCGCAGATGCTAACTGCACCAAGGCCTGTTTTTACCTCTCCATCCTGCTGCTGGTGGCAAGCGGGCTCTACGAGCTTTTCCATATTGGGTACATTGATATTCTGGGTTCACTGGGAATTGCCTACTTCGCCTTTAAAGAAGGAAAAGAATCCTGGGAGAAAGCCGGTGCTGCCTCCCTTAGCGACTCCTGCGGCGATGGATACTGCTAA
- a CDS encoding RluA family pseudouridine synthase produces the protein MLDVLFEDNHVLVVNKPAGLLVHGDETGDITLADLAKEYIRLKYDKPGNVFVGVVHRLDRPVSGVVLLAKTSKALARLNELFRSKKTQKTYWAVVQNRPAQEQGTLVHWLVKDATRNITKAFAKENKAGARSELHYKLLRSQQGHHLLQVNPITGRSHQIRVQLSSMRCPILGDLKYGADQPLPDKSIALHAYQLQFDHPTLKTPVIVSAPPPAASVWAPYR, from the coding sequence ATGCTAGATGTTTTGTTTGAGGATAACCATGTACTGGTGGTAAACAAGCCAGCTGGCTTGCTGGTGCATGGCGATGAAACCGGCGACATAACACTGGCTGACTTGGCAAAGGAGTACATCCGGTTAAAGTATGATAAGCCCGGTAATGTGTTTGTGGGCGTGGTGCACCGCCTCGACAGGCCCGTAAGCGGCGTGGTGCTACTGGCTAAAACATCTAAAGCCCTCGCCCGCCTCAACGAACTCTTCCGAAGTAAAAAGACGCAGAAAACATACTGGGCTGTGGTGCAGAACAGGCCAGCGCAGGAACAGGGTACGCTGGTGCACTGGCTGGTAAAAGACGCCACACGCAACATCACCAAAGCCTTCGCCAAAGAAAACAAGGCAGGCGCACGATCCGAACTGCACTACAAACTACTCCGGTCCCAGCAGGGCCACCACCTGCTACAGGTAAACCCAATCACCGGCCGCTCTCATCAGATTCGCGTGCAGCTCTCCTCTATGCGCTGCCCTATACTTGGCGATTTGAAGTATGGCGCTGACCAACCGCTGCCCGACAAAAGCATTGCCCTGCACGCCTACCAACTACAGTTCGACCACCCTACGCTCAAAACGCCTGTTATAGTCAGTGCCCCTCCGCCAGCTGCTTCTGTATGGGCGCCATACAGGTAA